A single Amphiprion ocellaris isolate individual 3 ecotype Okinawa chromosome 1, ASM2253959v1, whole genome shotgun sequence DNA region contains:
- the mc1r gene encoding melanocyte-stimulating hormone receptor, translating into MEMTNRSVHYPSILHVELGPLHEFLDDNETNSTAGDQNLGCVQIRIPQELFLALGLISLVENILVIMAIIKNRNLHSPMYYFICCLAVSDMLVSVSNVVETIFMLLNDHRLMDVHPGMLRHLDNVIDVMICSSVVSSLSFLCTIAADRYITIFYALRYHSIMTTQRAVIIIVVVWLASITSSILFIVYHTDNAVIVCLVTFFCITLVCNAVLYLHMFLLAHVHSRRIMAFHKSRRQSTSMKGAITLTILLGVFILCWGPFFLHLILILACPTSPFCNCFFRNFNLFLILIICNSLIDPLIYAYRSQELRKTLQELVLCSWCFGV; encoded by the coding sequence ATGGAAATGACTAACAGGTCGGTGCATTATCCCTCTATCCTCCATGTGGAGCTCGGCCCGCTACATGAGTTTCTGGATGACAACGAAACCAACTCCACGGCTGGTGACCAGAACTTGGGCTGCGTTCAGATCCGCATCCCTCAGGAGCTCTTCCTGGCGCTGGGACTCATCAgcctggtggagaacatcctGGTGATTATGGCCATCATCAAGAACCGCAACCTGCACTCGCCCATGTACTACTTCATCTGCTGCCTGGCCGTGTCCGACATGCTGGTCAGCGTCAGCAACGTGGTGGAGACCATATTCATGCTCCTCAATGACCACCGCCTCATGGACGTGCACCCCGGCATGCTGCGCCACCTGGACAACGTCATCGACGTGATGATCTGCAGTTCCGTGGTGTCATCGCTCTCTTTTCTGTGCACCATAGCCGCAGATCGCTACATCACCATCTTTTACGCGCTGCGCTATCACAGCATCATGACCACACAGCGCGCCGTCATCATCATCGTGGTGGTGTGGCTGGCCAGCATCACCTCCAGCATCCTCTTCATCGTGTATCACACCGACAACGCCGTCATCGTGTGCCTGGTTACGTTCTTCTGCATCACCCTGGTGTGTAACGCCGTGCTCTACCTGCACATGTTTCTCCTGGCACACGTGCATTCCCGGCGCATTATGGCTTTCCACAAAAGCCGGCGTCAATCCACGAGCATGAAGGGTGCAATCACCCTCACCATCCTGCTCGGGGTCTTCATTTTATGCTGGGGCCCTTTCTTCCTCCACCTTATCCTCATCCTCGCCTGCCCCACCAGCCCCTTCTGCAACTGTTTCTTCCGAAACTTTAACCTTttcctcatcctcatcatctGCAACTCGCTCATCGACCCGCTCATTTACGCGTACCGGAGCCAGGAGCTGCGTAAAACCCTGCAGGAGCTCGTCCTGTGTTCTTGGTGCTTTGGCgtgtga